A section of the Bradyrhizobium oligotrophicum S58 genome encodes:
- a CDS encoding glutathione S-transferase family protein, whose amino-acid sequence MKIYWIKAQAPRRVLALVKHLGVQAEFIDISRGLKTPEFAALNPNMKAPVLLDGDTVLWESAAIMAHLCVRESCDMWPARNPQEQIEVLRWLAWTDCHWAPAVGPFYFEHIVKKTFGIGAPDRAALVAKVSNLKTFAAVLDAHLRSHSHIACDRLTIADFAAASMATDWREAEMPMEPFPNIVRWLDGLMRLPAWAEPWPEKRSAAA is encoded by the coding sequence ATGAAGATCTACTGGATCAAGGCCCAGGCCCCGCGCCGCGTGCTGGCGCTGGTCAAGCATCTCGGCGTGCAGGCCGAGTTCATCGACATCAGCCGCGGCCTGAAGACCCCGGAGTTTGCCGCGCTCAATCCCAACATGAAGGCGCCGGTGCTGCTCGATGGCGACACCGTGCTGTGGGAGTCCGCCGCCATCATGGCGCATCTCTGCGTCAGAGAGAGCTGCGACATGTGGCCGGCGCGGAACCCGCAAGAGCAAATCGAGGTGCTGCGTTGGCTGGCGTGGACCGACTGCCACTGGGCGCCCGCGGTCGGGCCGTTCTATTTCGAGCACATCGTGAAGAAGACGTTCGGGATCGGTGCGCCGGACCGCGCAGCGCTGGTCGCGAAGGTGTCGAACCTGAAGACGTTCGCCGCCGTGCTCGACGCGCATCTCAGGTCGCACAGCCATATCGCCTGCGACCGGCTCACGATCGCCGATTTCGCGGCCGCCTCGATGGCGACCGACTGGCGTGAGGCCGAAATGCCGATGGAGCCGTTTCCCAACATCGTGCGCTGGCTCGACGGCCTGATGCGCTTGCCGGCCTGGGCCGAGCCGTGGCCAGAAAAGCGTTCTGCCGCTGCCTGA
- a CDS encoding IclR family transcriptional regulator gives MGRESRGIQSIEVGGTLLQALARSGEPMMLRDLAREAGLPPAKAHPYLVSFSRIGLIEQDATTGRYEIGPLALELGLISLRRLSAVRIATPKIAELAGAIDHAVSLAVWGTNGPTVVRLEEPSHAVHIVMRVGSIMALLETATGRAFAAFLPPKTVKAALESGLDHLGVGYNPKRAPKSPKVAEMLAEVRAQGLARAIGDPLPGVNAFAAPVFDHAGHVALVITAMGPAGTFDAGWQSPLATRLRACAAEISKQLGHGTVQP, from the coding sequence ATGGGCAGAGAGAGCCGCGGCATCCAGTCGATCGAGGTCGGCGGCACCCTGCTGCAGGCGCTGGCGCGCAGCGGCGAGCCGATGATGCTGCGCGACCTCGCGCGCGAGGCCGGGCTGCCGCCGGCCAAGGCGCATCCCTATCTCGTCAGCTTCTCGCGCATCGGCCTGATCGAGCAGGACGCGACCACCGGCCGTTACGAGATCGGCCCGCTCGCACTCGAGCTCGGCCTGATCAGCCTGCGCCGGCTGTCGGCGGTGAGGATCGCGACGCCGAAGATTGCAGAACTCGCCGGCGCCATCGACCACGCGGTGTCGCTCGCGGTGTGGGGCACCAACGGCCCGACCGTGGTGCGGCTGGAGGAGCCGAGCCATGCCGTGCACATCGTGATGCGCGTCGGCTCGATCATGGCGCTGCTGGAGACCGCGACGGGCCGGGCGTTCGCGGCGTTCCTGCCGCCGAAAACGGTGAAGGCAGCGCTCGAATCCGGCCTTGATCATCTCGGCGTCGGCTACAATCCGAAGCGCGCGCCGAAGAGTCCGAAGGTGGCCGAGATGCTGGCCGAGGTGCGCGCGCAGGGTCTCGCTCGCGCCATCGGCGATCCCCTGCCCGGCGTCAATGCGTTCGCAGCACCGGTGTTCGACCACGCCGGCCATGTCGCGCTGGTCATCACCGCGATGGGCCCGGCCGGCACCTTCGATGCCGGCTGGCAATCACCGCTTGCGACCCGCTTACGCGCCTGCGCGGCCGAGATCTCCAAGCAGCTCGGCCACGGCACGGTGCAGCCGTAA
- a CDS encoding SDR family NAD(P)-dependent oxidoreductase, which translates to MSDHQMLAGKLALVTGAAHGNGRAIALGLAGRGADVVITDIDLDGAERCAAEIRDHGRKAWAHRLDVTDAAGCAALAAQLRTEVGAISILVNNAGIIIRENIDSPRAAQNWQRVIDVNLNGVFNVTYAFLAALRATRGTIVNIASVASFIGISNTLGYSPSKGGVKSLTQALARELAADGIRVNAIAPGVIATAMTESTRNDPQRLAGFMSRTPLGRVGQPEELVGPVVFLVSDMASYVNGVTLPVDGGFLAV; encoded by the coding sequence ATGAGCGACCATCAGATGTTGGCCGGCAAGCTCGCGCTGGTCACGGGAGCCGCGCACGGCAATGGCCGCGCGATCGCACTCGGGCTCGCGGGCCGCGGCGCCGATGTTGTCATCACCGACATCGACTTGGACGGCGCCGAGCGCTGCGCGGCGGAGATCCGCGATCATGGCCGCAAGGCGTGGGCGCATCGGCTGGATGTCACCGACGCCGCCGGATGCGCGGCGCTGGCGGCACAACTGCGCACGGAGGTCGGCGCCATCTCCATTCTCGTCAACAATGCCGGCATCATCATCCGCGAAAACATCGATTCCCCGCGCGCCGCGCAGAACTGGCAGCGCGTCATCGACGTCAATCTCAACGGCGTGTTCAACGTCACCTACGCCTTTCTCGCCGCCTTGCGCGCGACGCGCGGCACGATCGTCAACATCGCCTCGGTCGCCTCTTTCATCGGCATCAGCAACACGCTCGGCTATTCGCCGTCCAAGGGCGGCGTGAAGTCGCTGACCCAGGCGCTGGCGCGCGAACTCGCCGCCGACGGCATCCGCGTCAACGCCATCGCGCCCGGCGTGATCGCGACCGCGATGACGGAGTCCACGCGCAACGATCCGCAGCGGCTCGCCGGCTTCATGAGCCGCACCCCGCTCGGTCGCGTCGGGCAGCCGGAGGAGCTCGTTGGCCCGGTGGTCTTCCTGGTCTCCGACATGGCCTCCTACGTCAACGGCGTCACGCTGCCGGTCGACGGCGGCTTCCTGGCGGTGTAG